A DNA window from Parus major isolate Abel chromosome 9, Parus_major1.1, whole genome shotgun sequence contains the following coding sequences:
- the EIF2B5 gene encoding translation initiation factor eIF-2B subunit epsilon — protein MAARGTARRGASGGSARGPDPQEEPPPPLQAVLVADSFNRRFFPISKDRPRALLPMANVAMIDYTLEFLTATGVEETFVFCCWKSAEIKEHLQKSKWCRHTSPNTVRFVTSDLYRSLGDVLRDVDAKSLVRSDFILVTGDVVSNFNISKALEEHKLRRKMEKNVSVMTMIFKESSPGHHARCKEDDIVIAMDSATNRVLHYQRTQGLKRFRFPMSLFQNSIENVEVRHDLLDCHISICSPQVAELFTDNFDYQTRDDFVRGLLVNEEVLGNQIHMHVTTEEYGAHICNLLMYEAVCSDIIRRWVYPLTPEMNFTDDKNQSYTHSKHNIYRGVDVSLGHGSVLEENVLIGQGTVIGSNCSITNSVIGQNCRIGDKVTLDGAVLWDRVHVADNVEINHSVVCDEAEVKEKVKLKPRCVLSSQVVVGPGITLSEGTVISLHPPDEEEEDDDQFSDDSGVNKESKVKLKGYNKKDVGSEGRGYLWKADDKNEEDEEEQRQSLWGPVMHSEEESESDSDLSMGSEEPDSRAASPQLDDIKVFQNEVLGTLQRGEEENISCDNLVLEINSLKYAYNIGLKEMMQVLSKVILEFPLQQLDANLDSQNYFSALLPLLKNWTPLFKNYIKRASDHLNALCAIEEFFLEHDSLCTSIAKVLMTFYQLEILEEDVILNWFSLRDTSDKGKQLRKNQRLQKFIQWLEEAEEESSDGDQD, from the exons ATGGCGGCCCGCGGTACCGCGCGGCGCGGGGCGAGCGGGGGGTCCGCCCGCGGCCCCGACCCGCAggaggagccgccgccgccgctccaggctgtgctggtcGCCGACAGCTTCAACCGCCGCTTTTTCCCGATCTCCAAGGACCGGCCACGG gCTCTTTTACCTATGGCAAATGTGGCTATGATTGACTATACCTTGGAGTTCCTAACAGCAACTGGAGTGgaagaaacatttgttttctgctgttggAAGTCAGCTGAGATAAAAGAGCATTTGCA aaAATCCAAGTGGTGCCGGCACACGTCTCCCAACACGGTGCGCTTTGTCACCTCGGACCTGTACCGCTCCCTTGGTGACGTGCTGCGAGACGTGGATGCCAAGTCCCTTGTTCGTTCTGACTTCATCCTGGTCACTGGTGATGTGGTGTCCAACTTCAATATATCCAAAGCCCTGGAAGAGCACAA GTTACGTCGCAAGATGGAAAAGAATGTGTCTGTGATGACGATGATATTCAAGGAGTCCTCACCTGGCCACCATGCCAGGTGCAAGGAGGATGACATTGTTATTGCTATGGACAGTGCCACAAACCGTGTCCTTCACTACCAGAGAACGCAGGGGCTGAAACGATTCCGCTTTCCTATG AGTCTGTTCCAGAACTCTATTGAGAATGTCGAGGTGCGCCATGACTTGCTGGATTGTCATATCAGCATCTGCTCTCCACAG GTGGCTGAACTGTTCACAGACAATTTTGACTACCAGACACGGGATGACTTTGTGCGTGGTCTGTTGGTGAATGAGGAG GTCCTGGGGAACCAGATCCATATGCATGTAACAACAGAAGAGTATGGTGCTCATATATGCAACCTACTGATGTACGAAGCTGTGTGCTCTGACATCATCCGGCGCTGGGTTTATCCTCTCACTCCAGAGATGAACTTCACTGATGACAAGAACCAGAGTTACACCCACTCTAAACACAATATTTACCGAGGGGTGGACGTGAGCCTTGGCCACGGCAGTGTGCTGGAAGAGAACGTGCTCATCGGGCAGGGAACAGTCATTGGCAGCAACTGCTCCATCACCAACAGTGTTATTGGGCAGAACTGTAGGATAG GTGATAAAGTCACTTTGGATGGAGCTGTTCTGTGGGACCGAGTCCATGTAGCAGATAATGTGGAGATTAACCATTCTGTTGTCTGTGATGAGGCTGAAGTGAAGGAGAAAGTAAAGCTAAAGCCCCGCTGTGTCCTGTCTTCTCAG GTAGTAGTAGGTCCTGGCATTACTCTCTCTGAGGGCACAGTGATCTCTCTGCACCCCCcagatgaggaggaagaggacgATGACCAGTTCAGCGATGATTCTGGTGTAAACAAGGAGAGCAAAGTGAAATTGAAAG GTTACAATAAAAAGGATGTAGGCTCAGAAGGCAGAGGCTATCTCTGGAAAGCAGATGACAAGAatgaagaggatgaagaagagCAGAGACAAAGCCTATGGG GCCCAGTTATGCACTCAGAGGAAGAGAGCGAATCTGACAGTGACCTGAGCATGGGCTCTGAGGAGCCAGACAGTCGGGCAGCTTCCCCTCAGCTGGATGACATCAAAG TTTTCCAGAATGAGGTTCTGGGTACATTACAAAGGggtgaagaagaaaacatttcctgtgACAACCTGGTCCTGGAAATCAACTCCCTCAA GTATGCATATAACATTGGCCTGAAGGAGATGATGCAGGTGCTCAGTAAAGTGATCCTGGAgttcccactgcagcagctggatgcAAACCTGGACTCCCAGAACTATTTCTCAGCACTACTTCCT ctgttgAAGAACTGGACCCCATTGTTTAAGAACTACATAAAACGAGCGTCAGATCACTTGAATGCCTTATGTGCCATTGAAGAATTCTTCTTGGAACATGACAGTCTCTGCACATCGATAGCTAAA GTGTTGATGACATTTTACCAGCTGGAAATTCTGGAAGAAGATGTAATTCTCAATTGGTTCTCTTTGCGGGACACGTCTGACAAAGGAAAGCAGCTTCGTAAGAACCAACGG ctccagaagTTTATCCAGtggctggaggaggcagaggaggagtCGTCTGATGGCGACCAAGACTGA